Proteins from a single region of Murdochiella vaginalis:
- the pulA gene encoding type I pullulanase, with protein MIEVRERKDAMSSSCATAMEIPVASAYALAAKLGVTYKKDESVFRVWAPTKRRVELRLFDSTEGGMYQSVEMHEKEGIYTARVEGDWDGYFYTYVADGVEVPDPYSVSASLNGRRSAVVDLSSTDPQGFRQSAYVSTKSKDAILYELHVGDYSFHTNSGAKFPGKYLGLVEKSAYQNVKTGMEHLKELGITHVHLMPIAENATVDEHPSRFGAEDNYNWGYDPHLYNVPEGAYATDPWDPKVRIRELKTAIQKLHDAGIGVILDVVYNHTFRTKDSPFNLLVPNYYYRKVNNNFANGSGVGNELASEAPMMRKFILESLLYWQKEYRIDGFRFDLMALLDQETVRMAIKALRHVNPNAVIYGEPWMAQPSPLPEEQQTRWGTQNGEGFALFNAPFRDALCGSVEGVERGFLQGNALGKRGTEIGLLGSINDGKGRNGGIWDPTNAINYFNAHDNLILEDKLVLSMDTEEHREAATKLAFGILLTAQGIPFFHAGNAFRRSKKMDANSYCSPYAVNAIDWREKQKHASLFRYVQQLIALRKQYDVFRLETGKEVRERVKLLPIDEPSVIGVTYRLGERKSKDYLVSLFHDGWWDFSADITVLFDALHAERIAAQRIFDRWGLVSGNRVEVSRREHLHLPLAPISMTLFRVQVLY; from the coding sequence ATGATCGAAGTAAGAGAACGAAAGGATGCTATGTCGTCCTCTTGTGCAACAGCCATGGAAATTCCCGTTGCCTCCGCCTATGCTCTTGCGGCGAAGCTGGGTGTGACCTATAAAAAAGACGAGAGCGTATTTCGCGTATGGGCGCCCACCAAGCGTCGTGTGGAGCTTCGACTTTTCGATTCCACAGAAGGCGGAATGTATCAAAGCGTCGAAATGCATGAGAAGGAAGGCATCTATACGGCTCGTGTAGAAGGGGATTGGGACGGATATTTTTACACCTACGTCGCGGATGGCGTGGAGGTTCCGGATCCCTATTCCGTATCCGCATCGCTCAACGGAAGGCGCAGCGCTGTCGTGGATCTTTCATCCACGGATCCGCAGGGATTTCGGCAGAGTGCCTATGTGAGCACGAAATCGAAGGATGCGATTCTGTATGAATTGCATGTTGGCGATTACTCCTTTCATACGAACAGCGGAGCCAAGTTTCCTGGAAAATACCTTGGACTCGTCGAGAAAAGTGCGTACCAAAATGTGAAGACAGGCATGGAGCATCTCAAAGAGCTGGGAATTACCCATGTGCACTTGATGCCCATTGCCGAAAATGCAACCGTCGATGAGCACCCGTCCCGCTTCGGTGCGGAGGATAACTATAACTGGGGATATGACCCGCATCTGTATAATGTTCCGGAAGGTGCCTATGCAACGGATCCCTGGGATCCGAAGGTGCGTATCCGTGAGCTGAAGACGGCGATACAAAAGCTGCATGATGCCGGCATCGGTGTGATTTTGGATGTGGTCTATAATCACACCTTTCGTACCAAGGATTCGCCTTTTAATCTCTTGGTTCCGAACTATTACTATCGCAAAGTAAACAATAATTTTGCAAACGGATCCGGCGTAGGAAACGAGCTGGCATCGGAAGCCCCTATGATGCGAAAATTTATTTTGGAGTCGTTGCTGTATTGGCAAAAAGAGTATCGCATCGATGGCTTTCGTTTCGATCTGATGGCCTTATTGGATCAAGAAACCGTTCGGATGGCTATAAAAGCTTTGCGCCATGTAAACCCAAATGCAGTGATCTATGGGGAGCCTTGGATGGCACAACCATCGCCTCTGCCGGAGGAGCAACAGACACGATGGGGAACACAAAATGGAGAGGGCTTTGCCCTTTTTAATGCCCCATTTCGAGATGCTTTGTGCGGAAGCGTGGAAGGCGTCGAAAGAGGCTTCCTACAAGGCAATGCGCTTGGAAAGCGCGGAACGGAAATCGGTCTTTTGGGATCCATCAACGACGGAAAAGGCCGCAATGGAGGGATTTGGGATCCGACGAATGCGATCAATTATTTCAACGCGCATGACAATCTCATACTCGAGGATAAGCTCGTGCTATCGATGGACACAGAGGAGCATCGTGAGGCGGCGACAAAATTAGCATTCGGAATTTTGCTGACGGCGCAGGGCATTCCGTTTTTTCATGCCGGAAACGCATTTCGCAGATCCAAGAAAATGGATGCCAACTCGTATTGTTCTCCCTATGCGGTGAATGCGATCGATTGGCGTGAAAAACAGAAGCACGCATCACTTTTCCGCTATGTGCAGCAGCTCATTGCGCTGCGCAAACAATACGATGTATTTCGGTTGGAAACCGGGAAGGAAGTGCGGGAGCGTGTCAAGCTTCTTCCCATTGACGAGCCTTCCGTCATCGGCGTGACCTATCGTCTGGGGGAACGAAAAAGCAAGGATTATCTTGTTTCGCTGTTTCATGACGGCTGGTGGGATTTTTCTGCGGACATTACGGTGCTTTTTGATGCGTTGCATGCCGAGCGCATTGCGGCGCAACGTATTTTTGATCGATGGGGCTTGGTTTCGGGTAATCGTGTAGAGGTGAGCCGCAGGGAGCATTTACATTTGCCGCTCGCGCCGATTTCCATGACGCTTTTTCGTGTTCAGGTGCTTTATTAA
- a CDS encoding phospho-sugar mutase: MDYYPIYEQWLADDSLDPALKEELIAIRGQEEEIKDRFYQSLHFGTAGLRGKLGAGTNRMNVVTVGRATEGFARMIAEEGEEAKKKGVAIGYDVRHMSREFAHLSAEIFAAHGIRVYLHRDIVPTPVLSYTIRDLGAFAGVMVTASHNPREYNGYKAYGTAGSQILDDWAERIEANIHACEADGQISRMSFEEGVAKGKIVLIDDGLMQRYLDKVLSLTIHDDVDKTIPFVYSPLNGCGNIPIRTVLKRRGFTGMALVAKEIEPDPDFTTTGYPNPERPECFRLAEKKGKEVGAELLIASDPDSDRLALEVRKPDGTYQFFNGNHIGALLTHYIVSEMAATGKLPKDGAVIKSIVTGDIARKITKKYGLALYDVLTGFKNIAAPVNEWDTTKEHTFVFGYEESIGYNHGEFVRDKDAVSSAMLLVEAAAFYKKTQQKTLLDVLHDIYAEYGYYGNKLISIVKEGADGQALIGRIMENFRAKGLVDAGNRTLVRVTDYLKDDTGLPKSNVLKYEFDDECWCAIRPSGTEPKIKLYVYSVAEQEQQADVLCDELAEKITAQMHAVK, encoded by the coding sequence GTGGACTATTATCCTATTTACGAACAATGGCTGGCAGATGACAGCTTAGATCCGGCATTGAAAGAAGAGCTGATTGCCATACGGGGACAAGAAGAGGAAATTAAGGATCGCTTTTATCAATCGCTGCACTTCGGAACCGCCGGCTTGCGTGGAAAACTCGGCGCCGGCACCAATCGCATGAACGTGGTGACGGTTGGCAGGGCGACGGAAGGCTTTGCCCGCATGATTGCAGAAGAAGGGGAAGAAGCTAAGAAAAAGGGCGTGGCCATCGGCTATGATGTCCGTCATATGTCCCGCGAATTTGCTCATCTTTCGGCGGAGATTTTTGCGGCGCACGGTATTCGTGTGTATCTGCATCGCGATATTGTGCCGACACCGGTCTTGTCGTATACCATTCGGGATCTGGGCGCTTTTGCAGGCGTTATGGTGACCGCTTCGCATAATCCGCGCGAGTATAACGGCTATAAAGCCTATGGTACGGCCGGTTCACAGATTTTAGACGACTGGGCGGAACGTATTGAAGCGAACATTCATGCCTGTGAGGCGGATGGACAGATTTCTCGCATGTCGTTTGAGGAAGGCGTGGCGAAAGGCAAAATTGTACTCATCGACGACGGCCTGATGCAACGCTATTTGGACAAGGTGCTCTCCTTAACCATTCATGATGATGTGGACAAGACCATTCCGTTCGTCTATTCACCTCTCAACGGTTGCGGCAATATTCCGATTCGCACGGTTCTGAAACGTCGCGGTTTTACGGGCATGGCGCTGGTTGCGAAAGAAATCGAGCCCGATCCGGATTTTACAACGACAGGCTATCCCAATCCGGAGCGGCCGGAATGTTTCCGTTTAGCGGAGAAAAAAGGAAAAGAAGTGGGAGCGGAGCTTTTGATCGCTTCCGATCCGGATTCTGACCGTTTGGCTCTGGAAGTGCGGAAGCCCGACGGTACGTATCAATTTTTCAATGGCAACCATATTGGCGCTTTGCTCACGCACTACATTGTTTCGGAGATGGCCGCGACGGGGAAACTGCCCAAAGACGGTGCCGTTATAAAGTCCATCGTGACCGGCGATATTGCGCGAAAGATCACGAAAAAGTACGGTCTTGCTCTCTATGATGTGCTCACCGGCTTTAAAAACATTGCCGCCCCGGTCAACGAGTGGGATACCACCAAGGAACACACCTTCGTGTTCGGCTATGAGGAAAGCATCGGCTATAATCACGGCGAATTTGTGCGAGATAAAGATGCCGTTTCTTCGGCCATGTTGCTTGTAGAGGCGGCGGCGTTCTACAAAAAAACGCAGCAAAAAACGCTTCTTGATGTCTTGCACGACATCTATGCGGAATATGGTTACTATGGGAATAAACTGATCTCCATCGTTAAAGAAGGAGCCGACGGACAGGCGCTCATCGGGCGTATCATGGAAAACTTCCGAGCAAAGGGACTCGTCGATGCCGGAAACCGTACGCTCGTGCGCGTAACGGATTATCTCAAAGATGACACAGGATTGCCGAAGTCCAATGTTCTCAAATATGAATTTGATGATGAGTGCTGGTGTGCGATTCGTCCTTCCGGAACGGAACCTAAAATCAAACTCTATGTGTATTCGGTGGCGGAACAGGAACAACAGGCAGATGTTCTTTGTGACGAATTGGCAGAAAAAATTACGGCGCAAATGCACGCAGTCAAATGA
- a CDS encoding FHA domain-containing protein, translating into MNDFFNTLEAVFFTELFGKVTIYMILSTVLKFIFVIIVLSFISRIVRMITMDIQQTTARRPVQAASLRLLSNPDDYDFPLRDEYYLSDNTSIGRADDNTIVIKDRQMSKHQAVIVQNGSHFFIDDLQSTNPTTVNDGIVLQPTELHSRDIVALGGLHFVFLNEEEHED; encoded by the coding sequence ATGAACGATTTTTTTAACACATTAGAGGCAGTGTTTTTCACGGAATTATTTGGGAAAGTGACCATTTATATGATTCTTTCCACCGTGTTAAAGTTTATCTTCGTCATCATCGTCCTGTCCTTTATCAGCCGCATTGTGCGCATGATTACGATGGATATTCAACAGACGACCGCACGTCGGCCGGTACAAGCTGCCTCCCTGCGCCTTTTGAGCAATCCCGACGATTACGATTTTCCCTTGCGGGACGAATATTATCTTTCCGATAATACGTCTATCGGACGTGCGGACGATAATACCATCGTGATCAAAGATCGGCAGATGAGTAAGCATCAGGCTGTCATCGTTCAAAACGGTTCCCATTTTTTCATTGATGACTTGCAATCCACCAATCCGACAACCGTGAACGACGGCATTGTTCTGCAGCCGACGGAGCTTCATTCCCGCGACATCGTTGCGCTGGGCGGTCTGCATTTTGTATTTTTAAACGAGGAAGAACATGAAGACTGA
- a CDS encoding FtsW/RodA/SpoVE family cell cycle protein, whose product MKTDFLHRPQPNEKIARFAYAQTKWLLFLFQFLAIFLVYLFQVKELSERSLLFGGGLLLVSLLSLTILHVVTKGDSYLLLIANMIFSVGIIMIYRLDPARGEKQLMIYLASLVAFFVVTVILRHTPTLWEGHTLFYFVVTLMLFLVTLAFGVTFGGARNWISIAGIRVQPSEFAKIPFVLFLASWYKNYEQHEKTFFGRISLTIMVYVLLGLFLLQRELGTAAVFFATLLTLQIAFERHRWIPVVNLLFAIVGLYAAYHLFGHVRVRFAMWWNPWQDFNDKGYQIIQALFAVAEGGFFGTGIGMGHPENVPLGHSDFIFASVIEEMGSFMGICLILLFVLLLYRGLKIAMQQERDFYAAAAVAVSAIFASQAIIMFAGVLKVIPLTGITVPFLTYGGSSLLSSFILLAILQTCSERMPYKGGVHEAQ is encoded by the coding sequence ATGAAGACTGATTTTCTGCATCGCCCGCAGCCGAACGAGAAAATTGCCCGGTTCGCCTATGCGCAGACGAAATGGCTGCTGTTTCTGTTTCAGTTTTTGGCGATTTTTCTGGTCTACCTTTTTCAGGTAAAAGAGCTGAGTGAACGATCCCTCCTATTCGGAGGCGGACTTTTGCTGGTCTCCTTGCTTTCGTTGACGATTTTGCACGTCGTAACAAAAGGAGACAGTTATCTTTTGCTCATTGCCAATATGATTTTCAGCGTCGGTATCATCATGATCTATCGTCTTGATCCCGCTCGAGGGGAAAAACAGCTGATGATCTATCTCGCGAGCTTGGTCGCGTTTTTTGTGGTGACGGTTATTCTGCGGCACACGCCCACGCTTTGGGAAGGGCATACACTGTTTTATTTCGTCGTTACCCTTATGCTTTTTCTCGTTACCTTGGCTTTCGGTGTGACCTTCGGTGGCGCACGCAACTGGATTTCCATTGCCGGCATTCGCGTGCAACCTTCGGAGTTTGCCAAAATACCCTTCGTTCTCTTTCTTGCCTCGTGGTATAAAAACTACGAGCAACATGAAAAGACGTTTTTTGGTCGCATTTCCTTGACGATTATGGTCTATGTGTTGCTGGGACTGTTCCTTTTGCAACGGGAATTGGGTACAGCAGCCGTGTTTTTTGCGACCCTGCTGACGCTGCAAATTGCATTTGAACGGCATCGTTGGATTCCGGTGGTCAATCTGCTTTTTGCTATCGTAGGTTTGTATGCGGCCTACCACCTGTTCGGTCATGTGCGGGTACGCTTTGCCATGTGGTGGAACCCTTGGCAGGATTTTAATGATAAAGGATACCAGATCATTCAGGCGCTTTTTGCTGTTGCAGAGGGCGGCTTTTTCGGCACCGGCATCGGGATGGGGCATCCTGAAAATGTTCCTCTTGGCCATTCCGATTTTATTTTCGCCTCGGTTATTGAGGAAATGGGCTCGTTTATGGGCATCTGTCTCATTTTGCTCTTTGTCCTTTTGCTGTATCGCGGCCTGAAAATCGCTATGCAGCAAGAGCGGGATTTTTATGCAGCTGCGGCGGTTGCCGTCAGTGCGATCTTCGCTTCACAGGCGATTATCATGTTCGCCGGTGTTTTAAAAGTGATTCCCTTAACCGGCATTACGGTGCCATTTTTAACGTATGGCGGCTCTTCTTTGCTTTCAAGTTTTATTTTGCTGGCCATTTTGCAGACTTGCTCGGAGCGGATGCCATATAAAGGAGGCGTTCATGAAGCGCAGTAA
- a CDS encoding penicillin-binding protein 2 → MKRSKRRLALLIGLFLILFLGLVLYLVFFQLVKAPALRANSLNMRNWVDETHFGRGRFYDRNGEELVGREKDEEGRYYRYANHPNMYSHVIGYHSDLYGKTGLEKALNSELLNLSTDNPIAALRGSVLNEGIGNDAVLTIDNDLQYCAYTAMEGHKGAAIAMDVKTGEILAMVSLPSFNVNDVDDRWNELIEDEGQVLFPRATLGRYTPGSVIKPITALALLREGVDLQYEDTGETTVNGQRYTNANGAVFGEIGLKEALMHSSNVYFVDKTKNLDPAVLREAMESVGFNQELPFLLPTAKSTANYKEGMDINLKVSDSFGQGDMLATPLQMTVAYAAFANGGEVLEPHIVKHFLSPAGEIIKPTKPTILHQISPSFASILREDLVATGDAIGLADAIGQSAGGKTGTAETVKDSTNAWTIGFAPADNPKVVVCVVMEDDGRTGREAAMPVVAEILSQALHQ, encoded by the coding sequence ATGAAGCGCAGTAAACGTCGTTTGGCTCTATTAATCGGGCTGTTTCTCATTCTTTTTTTAGGACTCGTGCTTTATCTCGTGTTTTTTCAGTTGGTGAAAGCGCCGGCTTTGCGCGCCAACTCTTTAAATATGCGAAACTGGGTGGACGAAACGCATTTCGGTCGCGGGCGCTTTTATGATCGAAACGGCGAAGAGTTGGTCGGACGCGAAAAGGATGAAGAAGGTCGATATTATCGCTATGCCAATCATCCGAACATGTATTCCCATGTGATTGGCTATCATTCCGATCTGTACGGCAAAACGGGCTTGGAAAAAGCATTGAACAGTGAATTGCTCAATCTTTCCACAGACAATCCCATTGCAGCCTTGCGCGGAAGCGTATTGAATGAGGGCATCGGCAATGATGCCGTCCTGACCATTGATAATGATCTGCAATACTGTGCCTATACCGCCATGGAGGGACATAAGGGAGCGGCAATCGCCATGGATGTGAAGACCGGAGAAATTTTGGCTATGGTTTCGCTTCCGTCCTTCAATGTCAATGATGTCGATGATCGCTGGAATGAATTGATTGAAGATGAAGGGCAAGTGCTTTTTCCCCGTGCGACATTGGGAAGATATACACCGGGTTCGGTGATTAAGCCGATTACGGCGTTAGCCTTGCTTCGTGAAGGCGTGGATCTACAGTATGAGGACACCGGGGAGACGACGGTGAACGGACAACGCTATACCAATGCTAACGGAGCCGTGTTTGGCGAAATTGGATTAAAAGAAGCGCTGATGCATTCCTCGAATGTGTATTTTGTGGATAAAACGAAGAATTTGGATCCTGCCGTATTGCGTGAGGCTATGGAGTCGGTGGGCTTTAACCAGGAGTTGCCGTTCCTGTTGCCGACTGCAAAGTCCACGGCGAATTACAAGGAAGGCATGGATATCAATCTCAAAGTTTCGGATAGCTTTGGGCAAGGAGATATGTTGGCCACCCCACTACAGATGACAGTGGCCTATGCCGCCTTTGCGAATGGCGGAGAAGTGCTCGAACCGCACATCGTAAAACACTTTCTTTCGCCTGCGGGAGAAATAATAAAGCCAACAAAGCCCACGATCCTGCACCAGATTTCGCCTTCTTTCGCTTCGATCTTGCGAGAAGATCTGGTGGCAACCGGGGATGCTATCGGTTTAGCGGATGCAATCGGGCAGAGTGCCGGAGGCAAAACGGGAACGGCCGAAACGGTTAAGGATTCTACGAATGCCTGGACCATCGGATTTGCGCCCGCGGACAACCCCAAGGTGGTTGTATGCGTGGTTATGGAAGACGATGGCCGCACTGGCCGGGAAGCCGCCATGCCCGTTGTCGCGGAAATTCTTTCTCAAGCGTTACACCAATAG
- a CDS encoding TrkH family potassium uptake protein — protein sequence MNHSITRFIMGRVYGVFSLLLLLPLGVSLIYQEPLLNQGAWLAAIGLSAVLFLLLGRKEPSNSDFYAREGLVMCAFLWLSMSLIGGLPLYLTGQYPSVVDAFFEIASGLTTTGASVSHNVELLSHSVLFWRSFTHLIGGMGVLVFVLALTPHASSSSVQIAKAEMPGPAFGKLVAKLSDTARILYGIYLSLTALLVVFLLLGKMPLFDALCHAFGTAGTGGFSVKAASIGAYHSPYIEWVLGIGMLVFTANINLYYFVLIGRAKKMFQNEEFRWFLGIFGVLFAALTLCQLGFGETSPSTTIRDSFFSLSSVLSTTGFCTADFARWPLFSRFILLIAMAVGGCGGSTAGGFKVSRVAITVKSAFRTLKQTRHPRRVVPLHFDGDAMDGASLRKLYGYLAIYLLCIMVLILIVCLDPFTDTIETAISTVFATFNNVGPGLGSLVGPTGNYAGFHSVTKFLLSVGMIAGRLEIWPVLILFSPRTWKKH from the coding sequence ATGAACCATTCCATCACGCGCTTTATTATGGGAAGAGTCTACGGCGTCTTCTCTCTGCTCTTATTATTGCCTCTCGGCGTGTCGCTTATTTATCAGGAGCCCCTTTTGAATCAAGGGGCATGGCTTGCCGCGATTGGTCTCTCAGCCGTTCTTTTTTTGCTGTTGGGAAGAAAAGAGCCTTCCAATTCGGATTTTTACGCTCGGGAAGGTTTGGTCATGTGCGCTTTTCTTTGGCTTTCCATGTCACTGATCGGCGGTTTGCCACTCTATTTAACCGGGCAGTATCCTTCCGTAGTAGATGCCTTTTTTGAAATTGCCTCCGGTTTAACCACAACCGGTGCATCCGTTTCGCATAACGTTGAGCTGCTGAGCCATTCCGTTCTCTTTTGGCGTTCCTTTACCCATCTGATCGGTGGTATGGGCGTACTCGTTTTTGTTCTTGCTTTAACGCCCCACGCCTCATCCAGCTCGGTACAGATCGCTAAAGCGGAAATGCCCGGTCCGGCCTTTGGCAAGCTGGTGGCAAAGCTATCGGATACAGCGCGCATCCTATATGGGATTTACCTCTCCCTCACAGCGCTCCTTGTCGTCTTTTTACTGCTTGGCAAAATGCCTCTTTTTGACGCGCTCTGTCACGCCTTCGGTACGGCAGGTACCGGCGGTTTCAGCGTGAAAGCTGCCTCCATTGGTGCATATCACTCGCCCTATATTGAGTGGGTCCTTGGTATCGGCATGCTGGTTTTTACGGCGAATATCAATCTCTACTACTTTGTGCTGATCGGACGTGCAAAAAAAATGTTTCAGAATGAAGAATTCCGCTGGTTTTTAGGAATTTTCGGTGTGCTTTTTGCCGCATTAACGCTTTGTCAGCTGGGTTTTGGAGAAACTTCGCCTTCCACCACGATACGAGATTCCTTCTTTTCTCTTTCGTCGGTGCTATCCACCACCGGCTTTTGTACTGCCGATTTTGCGCGTTGGCCGCTTTTTTCACGCTTTATTTTGCTCATCGCCATGGCAGTCGGTGGCTGCGGCGGGTCCACGGCAGGAGGCTTTAAGGTTTCCCGTGTAGCCATTACCGTGAAGTCCGCATTTCGCACCTTAAAGCAGACGCGCCATCCGCGCCGTGTTGTACCGCTTCACTTTGATGGTGATGCGATGGATGGCGCTTCTCTTCGTAAACTTTACGGCTATCTTGCTATCTACTTGCTTTGTATCATGGTGTTGATTCTTATTGTGTGTCTGGATCCGTTTACAGATACCATTGAGACGGCCATATCCACGGTATTTGCCACCTTTAATAATGTGGGGCCCGGCCTCGGCAGTCTGGTCGGTCCAACCGGAAATTATGCCGGATTTCATTCTGTTACGAAATTCCTTTTAAGTGTCGGCATGATTGCCGGGCGCCTCGAAATTTGGCCGGTGCTCATTCTCTTTTCTCCGCGCACCTGGAAAAAACATTAA
- the trkA gene encoding Trk system potassium transporter TrkA translates to MDIVIVGAGKMGEELCRSLSAEGHNITLIEKNADRLQLLLESYDITGVLGNGSFYEIQSRADVGQCDIFIAVTEQDEMNIISCVIANRIGAKYTVARIRTPEYAEHLDFTSKNLGISLMVNPEREAAREIFRTLQFPTALSVESFAHGQVTMVELLVKEDSPMIGMNMIAFRKRFPGLITAIIQENERSVIPSGETTFQAGQHFYVLGEHKDLRNLYAEFGGLSRIKSVLIVGGGRIARYVLDMHRKTSKHIKLIESNEFIANDLAEEFPNFEIIFGDGTDQTLLKEENIQEYDCVVAMTGIDEENIILSMFAASEGVPRTITKVNRLALLPIAFSVGVQSMITPVNLGATAIIRYVRSIDNASQSSNIEALYRVRSSKVEIMQCFARPTFHAINVPLSQVKFREGVLIALIVREHQIIIPSGHDSIQVGDHVLLVSNHGMANELNGFLRGEG, encoded by the coding sequence ATGGACATTGTTATCGTTGGAGCAGGAAAGATGGGCGAAGAGCTTTGCCGAAGTCTGTCCGCGGAAGGCCACAATATCACATTGATTGAAAAAAATGCGGATCGGCTACAACTGCTTCTCGAATCCTACGACATCACCGGCGTCTTAGGCAATGGCTCTTTCTATGAGATACAATCGCGCGCCGACGTCGGTCAATGCGATATTTTTATTGCCGTCACCGAGCAGGACGAAATGAATATCATTTCCTGTGTGATTGCCAACCGTATCGGTGCGAAATATACCGTTGCACGCATCCGTACGCCGGAATACGCCGAACATCTGGATTTTACTTCCAAAAATCTGGGCATTTCGCTAATGGTCAATCCGGAGCGCGAGGCGGCGCGAGAGATTTTTCGCACGTTGCAATTTCCTACGGCATTAAGCGTAGAATCTTTTGCGCACGGCCAGGTGACGATGGTCGAATTGCTGGTGAAAGAAGACAGTCCCATGATCGGCATGAACATGATTGCTTTTCGCAAGCGCTTCCCGGGACTTATTACGGCTATTATCCAGGAAAATGAACGCTCTGTTATTCCCAGCGGCGAAACCACCTTTCAGGCCGGACAACATTTCTACGTGCTCGGCGAGCACAAGGATTTGCGTAACCTTTATGCGGAATTCGGTGGACTTTCCCGCATCAAATCGGTGCTGATCGTCGGCGGCGGGCGTATCGCCCGTTATGTACTCGACATGCATCGCAAAACTTCCAAACACATCAAGTTGATTGAATCCAACGAATTCATCGCAAATGATCTGGCTGAGGAGTTTCCCAATTTTGAAATCATCTTCGGCGACGGAACGGACCAGACCCTCCTCAAAGAGGAGAATATCCAGGAATATGATTGTGTGGTCGCCATGACCGGAATCGACGAGGAAAATATCATCCTCTCCATGTTTGCCGCTTCGGAAGGCGTCCCGCGCACCATTACCAAAGTCAATCGTCTGGCACTTTTGCCGATTGCTTTCAGCGTAGGTGTGCAGTCCATGATCACACCCGTAAACTTGGGTGCTACGGCCATCATCCGTTATGTGCGCTCGATTGACAATGCTTCACAAAGCTCCAACATTGAGGCGCTCTACCGGGTTCGCAGCAGTAAGGTGGAAATCATGCAATGCTTTGCTCGCCCCACGTTTCACGCAATTAATGTTCCTCTCTCGCAGGTAAAATTTCGAGAGGGCGTGCTCATCGCCCTCATCGTACGCGAGCATCAAATCATCATTCCTTCCGGTCATGATTCCATTCAGGTAGGAGATCATGTGCTTTTGGTCTCGAATCACGGCATGGCCAATGAATTAAACGGATTTTTGCGAGGTGAAGGATGA
- a CDS encoding NAD(+)/NADH kinase has protein sequence METINLFRKPGMESDVVHERVQRFFQDHDYTISRLYDEQAKYNVVIGGDGTFLRAVHSTSFSSIPFLGINTGHLGFFQEVNTTDLEEHLTLLLNKKYEIHSQALLGVTVETTAWTYTLLAVNEFLVKSSDEHIVHLGVNIDSVDFINTSGDGLMFSTPAGSTAYTLSAGGSILHQTLKGYQITTLHPVRSKSFDSLPTSLVLPAPSKTVVTIDRPDQERIQLVGDGISHHFHGVKRFTFFVPEDTIRRVIFRTNWYWKNLRDKLF, from the coding sequence ATGGAAACGATCAATCTTTTTCGAAAGCCGGGCATGGAATCGGATGTGGTGCATGAACGTGTGCAACGTTTTTTTCAAGACCATGACTATACGATTTCCCGCCTCTACGATGAACAAGCAAAATATAATGTGGTCATCGGCGGAGACGGCACGTTTCTTCGTGCCGTTCACTCGACCAGCTTTTCTTCCATTCCATTTTTAGGCATCAATACCGGGCATTTGGGCTTTTTTCAAGAAGTCAACACCACCGATCTGGAAGAGCATCTCACGCTGCTTTTGAATAAAAAATATGAGATTCATTCGCAAGCCCTTCTGGGCGTCACCGTCGAGACGACGGCCTGGACCTATACTCTGCTTGCCGTCAATGAGTTTTTGGTCAAGAGTAGCGATGAGCATATTGTGCATCTGGGAGTCAACATCGACAGTGTGGATTTTATCAACACTTCCGGAGATGGATTGATGTTTTCCACGCCGGCAGGCTCCACCGCCTATACCCTTTCCGCAGGCGGTTCCATTTTGCATCAGACGCTCAAGGGCTATCAGATCACTACGCTGCATCCCGTTCGATCCAAAAGCTTTGATTCCCTGCCCACTTCCTTGGTTCTTCCGGCGCCATCCAAAACCGTTGTCACAATCGATCGACCGGATCAAGAACGCATTCAACTGGTTGGAGACGGCATATCTCACCACTTTCACGGCGTAAAACGCTTCACTTTTTTTGTTCCCGAAGATACCATTCGCCGGGTGATTTTCCGTACCAACTGGTATTGGAAAAATTTACGTGATAAACTCTTTTGA